The following proteins are co-located in the Vigna angularis cultivar LongXiaoDou No.4 chromosome 2, ASM1680809v1, whole genome shotgun sequence genome:
- the LOC108329705 gene encoding homeobox-leucine zipper protein ATHB-6 → MKRLSSSDSSSTPLITVCPSTEEHSTRNCQQHVYGREFQSMMLEGLDEEGCVEEVGHQSEKKRRLSVDQVKALEKNFEVENKLEPERKVKLAQELGLQPRQVAVWFQNRRARWKTKQLERDYGVLKANFDALKLNYDTLNHDNEALRKQIKELKSRLEEENTGSGVSVKEEIMMPDSDDKTTMEQQSKSEPSSESEDQLNYECLNNNKNSACFGGASLFPVDFKDGSSDSDSSAILNEENHCSPITEHLLLSPESSSMNCLQFQKAYQAQYVVKMEEHNFFSADEACNFFSDEQAPTLQWWS, encoded by the exons ATGAAGAGACTTAGCAGTTCAGATTCTTCTTCCACTCCCCTGATCACAGTTTGTCCATCAACAG AGGAACACAGTACGAGAAACTGCCAACAGCACGTGTATGGTAGGGAGTTCCAATCGATGATGCTTGAGGGGCTTGACGAGGAAGGGTGTGTTGAAGAAGTGGGACATCAATCTGAGAAAAAACGGCGACTGAGTGTAGATCAAGTGAAGGCTTTGGAGAAGAACTTCGAGGTTGAAAACAAGCTTGAACCTGAGAGGAAGGTCAAACTTGCCCAAGAACTTGGGCTGCAACCTAGACAAGTAGCTGTCTGGTTCCAAAACCGTCGAGCAAGGTGGAAAACCAAACAATTGGAGAGAGATTACGGTGTCCtcaaagccaattttgatgCCCTCAAGCTTAACTATGACACCCTCAATCACGACAACGAAGCTTTACGGAAGCAG ATAAAGGAACTGAAATCGAGGCTGGAGGAAGAGAACACTGGAAGCGGTGTTTCCGTGAAGGAGGAGATAATGATGCCTGACTCGGACGACAAAACAACGATGGAACAACAAAGTAAGAGCGAGCCTAGTTCGGAATCCGAGGATCAGTTGAACTACGAGTGTttaaacaacaacaagaacagtGCTTGTTTCGGAGGCGCTTCGCTCTTCCCAGTGGACTTCAAAGACGGTTCTTCCGACAGCGATTCGAGCGCGATCTTGAACGAAGAGAACCACTGCAGCCCCATAACCGAACATCTCTTGCTGTCACCGGAATCTTCCTCGATGAACTGTTTGCAGTTTCAGAAAGCGTATCAGGCGCAGTACGTGGTGAAGATGGAGGAGCACAACTTCTTCAGCGCCGATGAGGCCTGCAATTTCTTTTCTGATGAACAAGCTCCGACGTTGCAGTGGTGGAGctga